The proteins below come from a single Campylobacter sp. CCUG 57310 genomic window:
- a CDS encoding F0F1 ATP synthase subunit B produces MKKFYLVLFIPFLLTASEPSGNGYDIVARTINFVLFFGILYYFIATPIKNAYKARIQSIANRLDGIQKKLKESQVKKDDALRRVEEAKSNAISLVETSKKEAMILSEKIKNETNQELLNMEKSFEEQKEFERRRMTKVVVGEVLNEIFASDSMKIDQNELVNIVLKKVG; encoded by the coding sequence ATGAAGAAATTTTATCTTGTTTTATTTATTCCGTTTTTGCTTACCGCAAGCGAACCTAGCGGAAATGGCTATGATATCGTAGCAAGAACTATCAACTTTGTTTTATTCTTTGGAATTTTATACTATTTCATCGCTACTCCTATCAAAAACGCTTATAAAGCTAGAATACAAAGCATAGCAAATAGACTTGACGGCATTCAAAAGAAGCTTAAAGAGTCGCAAGTCAAAAAAGACGACGCCTTAAGAAGAGTTGAGGAAGCTAAAAGCAATGCGATTAGTCTTGTTGAAACTTCTAAAAAAGAGGCAATGATACTATCTGAAAAAATCAAAAACGAAACTAACCAAGAGCTTTTGAATATGGAAAAGAGCTTTGAAGAGCAGAAAGAATTCGAAAGAAGACGCATGACGAAAGTCGTGGTTGGAGAAGTTTTGAATGAAATTTTCGCAAGCGATAGTATGAAAATAGATCAAAATGAACTTGTCAATATCGTGCTTAAGAAGGTTGGCTAA
- the atpA gene encoding F0F1 ATP synthase subunit alpha has translation MSAKIKADEISAIIKERIENFDLNVDVEETGKVISVADGVANVYGLKNVMAGEMVEFESGEKGMALNLEESSVGIVILGKTDNIKEGSSVKRLGKLLRVPVGDALIGRVVNSLGEPIDAKGPIDASETRFVEEKAKGIMARKSVHEPLQTGIKAIDALVPIGRGQRELIIGDRQTGKTTVAIDTIINQRGQDVVCIYVAIGQKQSTVAQVVKKLEEYGAMDYTIVVNAGASDAAALQYLAPYAGVTMGEYFRDNSRHALIIYDDLSKHAVAYREMSLILRRPPGREAYPGDVFYLHSRLLERASKLNDKLGGGSLTALPIIETQAGDVSAYIPTNVISITDGQIFLESDLFNSGIRPAINVGLSVSRVGGAAQIKAIKQVSGNLRLDLAQYRELQAFAQFASDLDESSRKQLERGQRMVEVLKQPPYSPLPVENQVVLIFAGAKGYLDDIATLNVTKFESELYPYIEAKYPEIFEQIRTKKVLDKEIEELLHKALKDFKATFAVN, from the coding sequence GTGAGTGCAAAAATAAAAGCAGATGAAATTAGCGCTATCATCAAGGAAAGAATCGAAAATTTCGATCTAAACGTTGATGTTGAAGAGACTGGCAAGGTTATCTCGGTAGCTGATGGTGTTGCTAATGTTTACGGACTGAAAAATGTTATGGCCGGTGAGATGGTTGAGTTTGAAAGTGGTGAAAAAGGCATGGCTCTTAACCTTGAAGAGAGCAGTGTCGGTATAGTTATCCTCGGTAAAACCGACAACATTAAAGAAGGAAGTTCTGTAAAACGCCTCGGAAAACTTCTTCGTGTGCCTGTCGGCGACGCGCTTATCGGACGCGTTGTGAACTCTCTTGGCGAGCCGATTGATGCAAAAGGTCCTATTGACGCGAGCGAAACAAGATTCGTTGAAGAAAAAGCAAAAGGTATTATGGCTAGAAAATCAGTTCATGAGCCGCTTCAAACAGGTATCAAAGCTATCGACGCACTTGTGCCGATCGGCCGTGGACAGCGCGAGCTTATCATTGGTGACCGCCAAACAGGTAAAACAACGGTTGCGATAGACACCATCATCAATCAAAGAGGACAAGATGTCGTTTGTATCTATGTAGCTATCGGACAAAAACAATCAACAGTTGCTCAGGTTGTTAAAAAGCTTGAAGAATACGGCGCTATGGATTATACGATAGTTGTAAATGCCGGCGCATCTGATGCTGCTGCGCTTCAGTACCTTGCTCCTTATGCGGGCGTAACTATGGGTGAATATTTCCGTGATAATTCACGTCACGCGCTAATCATTTATGATGACCTTTCAAAACACGCCGTAGCATACCGCGAAATGTCACTTATCCTTCGCCGCCCTCCGGGTCGTGAAGCATATCCAGGCGATGTTTTCTATCTTCACTCAAGACTTCTTGAGCGCGCAAGTAAGTTAAATGACAAGCTAGGCGGCGGATCGCTTACCGCTCTTCCTATCATCGAGACTCAAGCCGGTGACGTTTCTGCGTATATTCCGACAAACGTTATTTCTATTACGGACGGTCAAATTTTCCTTGAGTCGGATCTATTTAACTCAGGTATCCGCCCTGCGATTAACGTTGGTCTTTCAGTTTCTCGTGTCGGTGGTGCTGCTCAGATTAAAGCTATTAAACAAGTTTCAGGTAACCTAAGACTTGACCTTGCGCAATACCGCGAGCTTCAAGCGTTTGCTCAGTTTGCAAGCGATCTTGACGAGAGTTCAAGAAAGCAGCTTGAGCGCGGTCAAAGAATGGTTGAAGTCCTAAAACAACCTCCTTATAGCCCGCTTCCTGTTGAGAACCAAGTAGTGCTAATCTTTGCCGGAGCGAAGGGTTATCTTGATGATATAGCTACTTTAAATGTTACAAAATTTGAGTCTGAACTATATCCATATATAGAAGCAAAATATCCTGAAATTTTTGAACAAATTAGAACTAAAAAAGTGCTTGATAAAGAGATTGAAGAGCTTTTACATAAAGCGCTGAAAGATTTTAAAGCGACATTTGCTGTTAACTAA
- a CDS encoding biopolymer transporter ExbD, whose product MINLEETPELNITPLVDIMLVLLAILMVTTPAIIYEEQIVLPDGSKTKSSTAMQKDLMVIVDAQRKVRIDQSTMSLQELPDNIVLLGAKYDKNSPVYIKADKNLIYDDVMFVLKSIKNAGFTKVALQTNG is encoded by the coding sequence ATGATAAATCTTGAAGAGACTCCCGAGCTAAATATCACTCCGCTAGTTGATATTATGCTCGTGCTTTTAGCTATCCTTATGGTGACTACTCCTGCGATTATCTATGAAGAGCAGATAGTGCTTCCTGACGGCTCAAAGACCAAGTCATCGACCGCCATGCAAAAGGATCTCATGGTAATCGTTGATGCGCAAAGAAAAGTAAGGATAGATCAAAGCACTATGAGTCTGCAAGAGCTTCCCGATAATATCGTCTTACTTGGCGCAAAATATGATAAAAATTCGCCGGTTTATATAAAGGCGGATAAAAATTTGATTTATGATGATGTTATGTTTGTTTTAAAAAGCATTAAAAATGCCGGATTTACAAAGGTGGCACTTCAAACTAATGGATAA
- the atpG gene encoding ATP synthase F1 subunit gamma has protein sequence MSNLKDIKRKIKSVQNTQKTTRAMKLVSTAKLRKAEEAARQSRVYALKINEVLSEIAYKINQYRSVNAESKFFDIKENVEKVDIIFVTADKGLCGGFNIQTIKTVRRMINEFKAKKVKIRLRAVGKKGIEFFNFQGIDLLQTYVGVSSSPTYEKAQSVIKDAVNDFINGVTDKVILVHNGYKNMISQEIRINDVVPVEPPKMVEVETNSLMEFEPENDNKILDELLEKYFEYSMYYALVDSLAAEHSARMQAMDNATNNAKERVRQLNLAYNKARQESITTELIEIISGVESMK, from the coding sequence ATGTCAAATTTAAAAGATATAAAACGAAAGATCAAGAGCGTCCAGAACACTCAAAAGACGACGCGTGCGATGAAGCTGGTTTCTACTGCTAAACTTAGAAAGGCAGAAGAAGCGGCTCGCCAGTCAAGAGTGTATGCGCTTAAGATCAATGAAGTTTTATCAGAGATAGCTTATAAGATCAACCAGTATCGCTCGGTAAATGCGGAGAGTAAATTCTTTGACATCAAGGAGAATGTAGAGAAGGTTGATATCATATTTGTTACCGCTGATAAGGGACTTTGTGGTGGTTTTAATATCCAAACTATCAAAACCGTAAGAAGAATGATAAATGAATTTAAAGCCAAAAAAGTAAAAATTAGACTTAGAGCCGTCGGCAAAAAAGGCATTGAGTTTTTCAACTTCCAAGGTATTGATCTGCTTCAGACTTATGTCGGAGTTAGTTCATCGCCAACATATGAAAAAGCTCAAAGCGTCATAAAAGATGCGGTAAATGACTTTATAAACGGAGTTACGGATAAGGTAATTCTTGTTCATAACGGCTATAAAAATATGATTTCTCAAGAAATTCGCATAAATGACGTTGTGCCTGTTGAGCCACCTAAGATGGTTGAAGTAGAGACAAATTCTTTGATGGAATTTGAGCCTGAAAACGACAACAAAATTTTAGACGAGTTACTTGAAAAATACTTCGAATACAGTATGTATTATGCGCTTGTCGACTCTCTTGCGGCTGAGCATAGTGCCAGAATGCAAGCGATGGATAATGCGACAAATAATGCAAAAGAGCGTGTTCGTCAGTTAAATTTAGCTTATAACAAAGCTAGACAAGAGTCTATTACCACTGAGCTTATCGAAATCATCAGTGGTGTTGAATCAATGAAATAA
- a CDS encoding ParB/RepB/Spo0J family partition protein: MAKKSSLGRGLGAILEDVELAYKAELSGGNRDIVTEIDLNLITENPYQPRKHFDETALKELSESIKRHGLIQPIIVIQKDDGYMLIAGERRFRATKILGAEKIKAIVADIESKNLRELALIENIQREDLNPIELANSYKELIDEYKITQEGLASIIHKSRTQITNTMRLLSLSFHTQDLIKEGKITQGHAKVIVGLEPNDEKMAVDTIIGQRLSVRETENLVKNLKDKNKGSQKIGFKIDEKYTQKLDYLKELLEKLHIKSKIKNRNLILEFKDISDIENFIGKIS, encoded by the coding sequence ATGGCTAAAAAGAGTAGTTTAGGACGCGGATTGGGAGCTATACTTGAAGATGTTGAGCTTGCTTATAAGGCCGAGTTAAGCGGTGGAAATCGCGACATAGTAACCGAAATTGATCTGAATTTAATAACCGAAAATCCTTATCAGCCACGAAAACACTTCGATGAGACAGCCTTAAAAGAGCTAAGCGAATCAATAAAAAGACACGGACTTATCCAGCCTATAATCGTCATACAAAAAGATGACGGATATATGCTGATAGCTGGCGAAAGAAGATTTAGAGCGACTAAAATTTTAGGTGCTGAGAAAATAAAAGCTATAGTTGCTGATATCGAGAGTAAAAATTTAAGAGAACTTGCGCTTATTGAAAATATTCAAAGAGAAGATCTTAATCCTATCGAGCTTGCAAATTCATACAAAGAGCTTATCGATGAGTATAAGATCACGCAAGAAGGACTTGCAAGCATCATACATAAGAGTAGAACTCAGATAACAAACACAATGCGGCTTTTGTCTTTAAGCTTTCACACTCAAGATCTCATAAAAGAAGGAAAGATAACTCAAGGACACGCTAAAGTAATCGTAGGGCTTGAACCAAATGATGAAAAAATGGCTGTCGATACGATAATCGGACAGAGATTGAGCGTTCGCGAAACTGAAAATTTGGTTAAAAATTTAAAAGATAAAAACAAAGGCTCGCAAAAAATCGGTTTTAAAATCGATGAAAAATACACTCAAAAGCTAGATTATTTAAAAGAGCTTCTAGAAAAACTCCACATAAAATCAAAAATTAAAAATAGAAATTTGATACTTGAATTTAAAGATATATCGGATATTGAGAATTTTATAGGCAAAATTAGCTGA
- a CDS encoding FoF1 ATP synthase subunit B' — MLEIELPLVLLTAVVFLGLIFVLNNILYKPLLKFIDARNEAIRNDEESASKNTSDLSVHEAEIEQIILAARSEAGKIKQDAMGAAKESAAKIIGEKRAVLEADYEAFMQNLQTQKDEFKADLVAKLPDLKNVLKTKLAKI; from the coding sequence ATGTTAGAAATCGAATTGCCATTAGTTCTACTAACGGCGGTTGTTTTTCTAGGGCTTATCTTTGTTTTAAACAACATTCTTTACAAGCCGCTTCTCAAATTTATCGATGCGAGGAATGAAGCTATCAGGAATGACGAAGAGAGTGCTAGTAAAAACACGAGCGATCTTAGCGTTCATGAGGCTGAGATTGAGCAGATTATCTTGGCTGCTAGAAGCGAAGCGGGCAAGATAAAGCAAGACGCAATGGGTGCGGCAAAAGAGAGCGCGGCTAAGATAATCGGCGAGAAACGCGCTGTTTTAGAAGCTGATTATGAGGCATTCATGCAAAATCTACAAACTCAAAAAGATGAGTTTAAGGCGGATCTGGTTGCAAAACTTCCTGATCTTAAAAATGTTCTTAAAACTAAACTTGCGAAAATTTAA
- a CDS encoding TonB C-terminal domain-containing protein: MDKILKPNFNTFNYFILSFVLYICMIVGIFVKLTYFKEEAKRYTDTKDAFMDITIVEREPDIVVKAPEKKEEVVKSEEPEKKVEEPKEESKPDTTNKPVEPEVIPEVVPESKPAEKEEPNLKDLFKDIDTSKLKEDKVVKKKETPKDQSRIKPEKKEAKKEAKAASDVINSLQLDKVAKTPKSQRTGEYNPYIGEITRILETKWTAYKADSNDNALVEITISPNGNFSYNIKQLSYNSEFNDKVREFLQKMTFEIFPASLDGKPFTIPVKLEDKLQN, encoded by the coding sequence ATGGATAAAATTTTAAAGCCAAATTTCAATACTTTTAATTATTTTATACTCTCTTTTGTTCTTTATATTTGTATGATAGTCGGAATTTTCGTAAAACTTACTTATTTTAAAGAAGAGGCTAAAAGATATACCGATACTAAAGACGCTTTTATGGATATTACGATAGTGGAGCGTGAGCCTGATATAGTAGTAAAAGCACCTGAAAAAAAAGAAGAAGTAGTAAAGAGTGAAGAGCCTGAAAAAAAGGTTGAAGAGCCAAAAGAGGAGTCAAAGCCCGATACTACAAACAAGCCTGTAGAGCCTGAGGTTATTCCTGAAGTAGTGCCTGAGTCAAAACCTGCTGAGAAAGAAGAGCCAAATTTAAAAGATCTCTTTAAAGACATCGACACTTCAAAGCTAAAAGAGGATAAGGTGGTTAAGAAAAAAGAGACGCCAAAAGATCAAAGCAGGATAAAACCTGAAAAAAAAGAGGCAAAAAAAGAGGCAAAAGCCGCAAGTGACGTGATAAATTCTTTGCAGCTTGACAAAGTAGCCAAGACACCAAAATCGCAAAGAACAGGTGAATATAATCCTTACATAGGGGAGATAACCAGAATTTTAGAGACAAAATGGACAGCATATAAGGCCGACTCAAATGATAATGCATTGGTTGAAATTACTATAAGTCCAAATGGAAATTTTAGTTACAATATAAAACAACTGTCATACAACAGTGAATTTAACGATAAGGTAAGAGAATTTTTACAAAAGATGACATTTGAAATATTTCCGGCATCACTTGATGGAAAACCCTTTACAATTCCTGTTAAATTAGAAGATAAACTACAAAATTAA
- a CDS encoding MotA/TolQ/ExbB proton channel family protein translates to MSFTILFSRMVGLGLWQRRENASLESLLMGAKTLSNDSALKKCASGRINKEKLGICISIAEKNATSGVTWLAIIASTSPFIGLFGTVVSILETFSQLGQGGNSSLGVIAPAISEALVATGAGIFVAIPAYTFNLLIKRKAYELMSTIKREADILIAGKEEF, encoded by the coding sequence ATGAGCTTTACCATACTATTTTCTCGTATGGTGGGGCTTGGTCTTTGGCAAAGAAGAGAAAATGCCTCGCTTGAGTCTTTGCTTATGGGTGCTAAAACCCTTAGCAACGACTCGGCTCTTAAAAAATGCGCTTCAGGCAGAATAAACAAAGAAAAGCTTGGAATTTGCATCAGCATAGCTGAAAAGAACGCTACAAGCGGAGTTACTTGGCTTGCTATAATCGCTTCTACTTCCCCGTTTATAGGGCTTTTTGGAACTGTTGTCTCTATCCTTGAGACGTTTTCACAACTTGGGCAAGGCGGTAACTCATCCCTTGGTGTAATAGCTCCTGCTATCAGTGAGGCTTTGGTTGCAACGGGAGCGGGAATTTTCGTAGCAATACCGGCATATACATTTAACTTGTTAATTAAAAGAAAAGCTTACGAACTTATGAGTACAATCAAGCGAGAAGCCGACATACTCATAGCAGGCAAAGAAGAATTTTAA
- the atpC gene encoding ATP synthase F1 subunit epsilon — protein MNKLHLEIVTPEGLVFSNDVKSVVLPGTEGEFGVLPGHASLISLLKAGLIDIEDEDKNHDVVAINWGYVKIDEGKAVVLADGAVYVSGNSEGEIANSLEKAKELIQSMSSDTNAFASTVSKLDSMARAKVK, from the coding sequence ATGAATAAATTGCATTTAGAGATTGTAACGCCTGAAGGTCTAGTTTTTTCAAATGATGTTAAGAGCGTGGTGCTTCCTGGTACGGAGGGTGAATTTGGCGTCCTCCCGGGACACGCATCTTTGATATCTTTGCTAAAGGCTGGACTTATTGACATTGAAGATGAAGATAAAAACCACGATGTAGTGGCCATAAATTGGGGTTATGTCAAAATCGATGAAGGCAAGGCTGTTGTGCTTGCCGATGGAGCCGTATATGTCTCCGGAAATTCAGAAGGAGAGATAGCAAACTCTCTAGAAAAAGCCAAAGAGTTGATTCAAAGTATGAGTAGCGATACAAATGCCTTTGCATCGACAGTATCAAAGCTAGACAGCATGGCTAGAGCGAAAGTAAAATAG
- a CDS encoding ParA family protein produces MSEIITIANQKGGVGKTTTAVNLAASLAVAEKRVLLIDIDPQANATTGMGFSRNDYEYNIYHVLTGRKKLSQIVLKTEIPTLFLAPSNIGLVGIEQEFNDQSKDYKLILKNKIAEVLHEYDFIIIDSPPALGSITVNALSASDSVIIPIQCEFYALEGLAQILNTVKIIKKTINPKLAIKGFLPTMYSSQNNLSKETVANLKQHFENKLFKLRDDSEDFVIVPRNVKLAESPSFGKPVILYDIKSPGSQAYQNLAYAILG; encoded by the coding sequence ATGAGCGAGATAATAACCATAGCAAACCAAAAAGGCGGTGTGGGCAAAACGACCACAGCGGTAAATTTGGCAGCTTCTTTGGCGGTTGCTGAAAAGAGAGTTTTACTCATAGATATTGATCCTCAGGCAAATGCGACTACGGGAATGGGATTTAGCAGAAATGACTATGAATACAATATCTATCACGTTTTAACAGGGCGCAAGAAGCTTTCTCAGATAGTTCTAAAAACTGAAATTCCTACACTTTTTCTAGCTCCTTCAAACATAGGTTTAGTAGGTATCGAGCAGGAATTTAACGATCAGAGCAAGGATTACAAACTAATCCTTAAAAATAAAATCGCAGAAGTTTTACACGAGTATGATTTCATCATCATCGATAGCCCGCCCGCACTTGGTAGCATAACCGTAAACGCTTTAAGTGCAAGCGATAGCGTGATTATACCTATACAATGCGAATTTTACGCACTTGAAGGATTGGCGCAAATTTTAAACACGGTTAAAATAATCAAAAAAACTATAAATCCGAAGCTTGCTATAAAGGGCTTTTTGCCGACTATGTACAGCTCTCAAAATAACCTTTCAAAAGAAACTGTGGCGAATTTAAAGCAGCATTTTGAAAACAAACTGTTTAAACTAAGAGACGATAGTGAGGATTTTGTGATCGTGCCTAGAAATGTAAAGCTTGCCGAGTCTCCAAGTTTTGGTAAGCCGGTGATACTTTATGATATAAAATCCCCGGGCTCTCAGGCGTATCAAAATTTAGCTTACGCGATCTTGGGATAA
- the atpD gene encoding F0F1 ATP synthase subunit beta, with protein MKGVISQIMGPVVDVDFNDYLPKINEAIEVNYEVEGKQNKLVLEVAAHLGDNRVRTIAMDMSEGLTRGLEAVALGAPITVPVGEKVLGRIFNVIGDLIDEGENVDFDKKWSIHRDPPAFEEQSTKSEIFETGIKVVDLLAPYAKGGKVGLFGGAGVGKTVIIMELIHNVAFKHSGYSVFAGVGERTREGNDLYHEMKESNVLDKVALCYGQMNEPPGARNRIALTGLTMAEYFRDEMGLDVLMFIDNIFRFSQSGAEMSALLGRIPSAVGYQPTLASEMGKFQERITSTKKGSITSVQAVYVPADDLTDPAPATVFAHLDATTVLNRAIAEKGIYPAVDPLDSTSRMLDPQILGQDHYRVARGVQAVLQKYKDLQDIIAILGMDELSEEDKVTVDRARKIERFLSQPFFVAEVFTGSPGKYVSLEENIAGFKGILDGKYDDLPEAAFYMVGNIDEVMQKAEKLKG; from the coding sequence ATGAAAGGTGTTATTAGTCAGATAATGGGCCCTGTGGTCGATGTCGATTTCAATGACTATTTGCCAAAGATAAATGAAGCTATCGAAGTAAATTATGAAGTGGAAGGCAAGCAAAACAAGCTAGTTCTTGAAGTTGCAGCTCATCTTGGAGATAACCGCGTAAGAACCATCGCTATGGATATGAGCGAGGGTCTAACTCGTGGTCTTGAGGCGGTTGCGCTTGGAGCACCTATAACAGTTCCTGTCGGCGAGAAAGTTTTGGGTAGAATTTTTAACGTTATCGGCGATCTTATCGATGAGGGCGAAAACGTAGATTTTGATAAAAAATGGTCTATCCACCGCGATCCTCCTGCGTTTGAAGAGCAAAGCACAAAAAGTGAAATTTTTGAAACAGGTATCAAGGTAGTTGATCTTCTTGCTCCTTATGCAAAAGGCGGTAAGGTAGGGCTATTCGGTGGTGCCGGCGTTGGTAAGACGGTTATTATTATGGAGCTTATCCACAACGTTGCATTTAAACACAGCGGTTATTCCGTATTTGCTGGTGTTGGCGAGAGAACTCGTGAAGGAAACGACCTTTATCACGAGATGAAAGAATCCAATGTTTTGGATAAAGTTGCCTTATGCTATGGCCAGATGAACGAACCACCGGGGGCAAGAAACAGAATCGCGCTAACAGGTCTTACTATGGCTGAATATTTCCGTGACGAGATGGGACTTGACGTTCTTATGTTTATTGATAATATCTTTAGATTTTCTCAATCAGGTGCAGAGATGTCAGCACTTCTTGGACGTATTCCTTCAGCGGTTGGTTATCAGCCTACGCTTGCAAGCGAGATGGGTAAATTTCAAGAGAGAATTACATCAACTAAAAAAGGATCAATTACTTCGGTTCAGGCCGTTTACGTTCCTGCTGACGACCTTACAGACCCTGCTCCTGCGACAGTTTTTGCTCACCTTGACGCTACAACGGTTCTTAACCGTGCTATTGCAGAGAAGGGAATTTATCCTGCGGTTGACCCGCTTGACTCAACTTCACGTATGCTTGATCCGCAAATTTTAGGACAAGATCACTATAGAGTTGCGCGTGGTGTTCAAGCTGTTTTGCAAAAATATAAAGACCTTCAAGATATCATCGCGATCCTTGGTATGGACGAGCTTAGTGAAGAAGATAAAGTAACTGTTGATAGAGCAAGAAAGATAGAGAGATTTTTATCTCAACCATTCTTCGTTGCGGAAGTCTTTACGGGAAGCCCTGGAAAATATGTAAGTCTAGAAGAAAACATTGCAGGATTTAAAGGAATTTTGGATGGCAAATATGACGATCTTCCTGAAGCCGCGTTTTATATGGTAGGCAATATCGACGAGGTAATGCAAAAAGCTGAAAAACTTAAAGGCTAA
- a CDS encoding F0F1 ATP synthase subunit delta codes for MKELIAKKYVKALMAELSKSELEKFIDSLNVIANAFKIHKFRNIIISPNVKSCEKVKFILSLIDETDTKFTNFIKLLGENKRLELLPAIVAELMAQKARIDNVYRGKIYGNFDISATQIEELEKSFSKRFDAKIMLEAIKSDYNGIKIELDDLGVEASFFIDRLKAQMTEYILKAI; via the coding sequence ATGAAAGAGTTAATAGCAAAAAAATATGTCAAAGCTCTGATGGCTGAGCTAAGCAAAAGCGAGCTTGAGAAATTTATAGACAGCTTAAATGTTATTGCAAATGCGTTTAAAATTCATAAATTTAGGAATATTATAATCTCGCCCAATGTTAAAAGTTGCGAAAAAGTGAAATTTATTTTATCGCTTATTGATGAAACAGATACTAAATTTACGAATTTTATCAAGCTGCTTGGAGAAAACAAGCGTCTTGAACTTTTGCCTGCGATCGTAGCTGAGCTAATGGCTCAAAAAGCTCGCATAGATAATGTGTATCGCGGTAAAATTTATGGCAATTTTGATATCAGTGCAACTCAAATCGAGGAACTTGAGAAGAGTTTTTCAAAGAGATTTGATGCAAAAATTATGCTTGAAGCCATAAAGAGTGATTATAACGGTATAAAAATCGAGTTGGACGATTTGGGTGTGGAAGCGAGTTTTTTTATCGACAGACTCAAAGCCCAAATGACTGAATATATATTAAAAGCAATTTAA
- the tolB gene encoding Tol-Pal system protein TolB: protein MKKIVLLLSLAIGLFAVDATIAIVNKGLALPKIVLQDATTMVSDQAFKSRFHKIMLGDLKVSSDFEVVDEYIQSSYEGDSNTNVMSEKSAQLIFRYALEGSPSTPLRLKVKLINAKTATTQYERAYTMDDGAKFPFLAHKAIVELVNELKMPPVNWMEKFIVFAKGTGSKQSEIVVADYTLTYQKVIVRGGLNIFPKWSGADQSAFYYSDYSGAKLVLYKFELATGKKTKILETSGGMLVASDVSESGDKLLLTMAPQDQPDIYIYDLNSKKLKQITNYSGIDVNGNFVDHDSKVVFVSDRLGYPNIFSQSVNGGAVEQMVYHGKNNNSVSAYQNYVVYSSREDAKSEFGTRDFNIYLISTKTEYIRQLTASGKNLYPRFSSDGQSVVFIKELGGQSSLGIIRVNENKSFQFPLKIGKIQSIDW, encoded by the coding sequence ATGAAAAAGATTGTATTATTACTAAGCCTAGCTATCGGCTTATTTGCTGTAGATGCAACGATAGCCATCGTAAATAAAGGGCTTGCGCTTCCTAAAATCGTTTTGCAAGATGCGACGACTATGGTTAGCGATCAAGCGTTTAAAAGCAGATTTCACAAGATCATGCTTGGAGATTTAAAGGTAAGTTCTGATTTTGAAGTGGTTGATGAATACATCCAAAGCAGCTACGAAGGGGATTCAAACACAAACGTAATGAGCGAAAAGAGCGCGCAACTGATTTTTAGATACGCACTTGAAGGCTCTCCTTCAACTCCGCTTAGACTCAAAGTAAAGCTGATAAATGCCAAAACCGCTACTACACAATACGAGCGTGCTTACACTATGGACGACGGAGCCAAATTTCCGTTTTTGGCGCATAAAGCTATAGTAGAGCTTGTAAATGAGCTAAAAATGCCTCCTGTAAATTGGATGGAGAAATTTATCGTATTTGCCAAAGGAACAGGCTCAAAACAAAGCGAAATCGTAGTGGCCGACTATACTCTAACGTATCAGAAAGTAATTGTTCGCGGCGGGTTAAATATATTTCCTAAATGGTCAGGAGCCGATCAAAGTGCGTTTTACTACTCTGACTACAGCGGTGCAAAGCTAGTACTTTATAAATTTGAGCTGGCAACAGGCAAAAAAACTAAAATTTTAGAGACTTCAGGCGGCATGCTTGTGGCTTCTGACGTAAGCGAGAGCGGGGATAAGCTACTTCTTACTATGGCTCCACAAGATCAGCCCGATATCTACATCTATGATCTAAATTCAAAAAAGCTTAAACAGATAACAAACTACAGCGGTATTGACGTAAACGGAAATTTTGTCGATCACGATAGTAAGGTTGTTTTTGTATCGGATAGATTAGGTTATCCAAATATCTTTTCTCAAAGCGTAAATGGCGGAGCGGTTGAGCAGATGGTATATCACGGTAAAAACAACAACTCCGTAAGCGCATATCAAAACTATGTGGTTTACTCAAGCAGGGAGGACGCCAAGAGCGAATTTGGAACTAGAGACTTTAACATCTATCTTATCTCGACAAAGACAGAATATATAAGACAACTTACCGCAAGCGGCAAGAATTTGTATCCGAGATTTTCAAGTGACGGACAAAGTGTAGTGTTTATCAAAGAGCTTGGCGGGCAGAGTTCTCTTGGTATAATTCGTGTCAATGAAAATAAAAGTTTTCAATTTCCGTTAAAAATAGG